One window of Pocillopora verrucosa isolate sample1 chromosome 9, ASM3666991v2, whole genome shotgun sequence genomic DNA carries:
- the LOC131793679 gene encoding trichohyalin-like, which produces MGNTSIKELEQIGEVIPEFSSQDSSDVERTLQVVGNEDDENTVSNKEIPACDNSKAKARPKKEKKRDNLKTESKADQELSETYLEEHIPRKKKAMKAKIKHLLIELHGKDEILSKGKEILERLTVEREFHLERIEEKEQVIEGKEFVIQSFQEKMQTFIQRIDEKESELREKERLLNEAKDRVELLQKQLAEQEEIVKEMQSTIENLDKQTKNGHHSREAFNADLDVKVEFESLKRENERYKLQLQENLSTLREREREINSLKREKETIQEEKRDCDKISLERKFSVDRLNREKERGLAYLDQLEIRLKEKDQAMQQARDESIELRDQLKRKDNLLLEKDRTLETLENSRKGTSDRLDRLEKQWQDERRTQRNAYDALRDEKRACEERLQRAQVDVETYQRRNRVLEREIDRARQTTDIFRGDQPWIIPREEIKLSDKVLGTGAWGRVLEGNFRGTKVAVKEIHEIIQSAHNRLLFDREITFATLVRHPCILQFLAVADYRTSKPLLVAELMDMSLSQLVKDEKTLGNRYIRILALDVAYGLNYLHCFRPNPILHRDVNSGNVMVWRQGDKWRGKLCDFGSAEFMGSKMSENPGNPFYCAPEANSSRHCPKMDVYSFGVLLCELCINQTPNPAERERQIALMWNKDLRELAEQCITPYPLTRCTMTDVINVLEPMTT; this is translated from the exons ATGGGGAATACG AGCATAAAAGAACTTGAACAAATTGGAGAAGTCATCCCAGAATTCAGCTCACAGGACTCTTCAGATGTCGAGAGAACTTTACAAGTTGTTGGAAACGAGGATGACGAAAACACGGTATCTAATAAAGAAATCCCAGCATGTGACAATTCTAAGGCCAAAGCCAGaccaaagaaagagaaaaagcgaGATAATTTGAAAACGGAGAGCAAAGCTGATCAAGAACTTTCCGAAACATACCTTGAAGAGCACATTCCCCGTAAAAAGAAGGCCATGAAAGCAAAGATTAAACATTTATTGATAGAACTGCATGGAAAAGATGAAATTCTttcaaaaggaaaggaaattctTGAACGTTTGACTGTTGAACGAGAATTTCACTTGGAGCGCATTGAGGAAAAGGAGCAGGTCATTGAAGGCAAGGAATTTGTTATCCAGTCTTTTCAAGAGAAAATGCAAACATTTATTCAACGAATAGACGAAAAAGAGTCAGAGCTAAGAGAAAAAGAACGATTATTAAATGAAGCGAAAGATCGAGTTGAGCTGTTACAGAAACAGCTAGCCGAACAAGAGGAGATAGTGAAAGAAATGCAGAGCACAATAGAAAATTTGGATAAGCAAACGAAAAACGGCCATCATTCCAGAGAAGCATTCAATGCTGACTTAGATGTTAAAGTTGAGTTTGAGTCCCTCAAGAGAGAAAATGAACGCTATAAGCTACAACTGCAAGAAAATCTTAGCACTCTAAGAGAGAGAGAACGCGAGATAAACTCTTTAAAGCGTGAAAAGGAAACAattcaagaagagaaaagagaTTGCGATAAGATCAGCCTTGAACGAAAGTTTTCAGTCGATCGATTAAACAGAGAGAAGGAAAGAGGCTTGGCATATCTCGACCAGTTAGAGATAAGACTAAAAGAGAAGGACCAGGCAATGCAGCAAGCTCGAGATGAGAGTATTGAACTCCGAGATCAACTTAAACGCAAAGATAATTTGCTTTTGGAGAAGGACAGGACTTTGGAAACGTTAGAAAACTCGAGAAAAGGGACGTCTGACCGATTGGATAGACTCGAGAAGCAATGGCAGGACGAGCGCAGAACACAACGAAATGCGTATGATGCGTTACGTGACGAGAAACGTGCGTGTGAAGAACGTTTGCAGCGCGCTCAAGTAGATGTTGAAACATATCAAAGACGTAACCGTGTCTTAGAACGTGAAATTGATAGAGCGCGTCAAACTACTGACATATTCCGTGGAGATCAACCATGGATCATCCCAAGAGAAGAAATCAAACTCTCCGATAAGGTTCTTGGTACAGGCGCGTGGGGAAGAGTCCTTGAAGGGAATTTTCGAGGAACAAAAGTGGCAGTGAAAGAAATCCACGAAATAATTCAATCAGCTCATAACAGACTCCTCTTTGATCGCGAAATCACGTTTGCCACTTTAGTGAGACATCCATGTATTTTACAGTTCTTAGCTGTGGCTGATTACCGTACCAGCAAACCCCTCTTAGTGGCGGAACTCATGGACATGTCCTTGTCTCAACTTGTTAAAGATGAGAAAACCTTAGGCAACAGATACATCAGGATACTGGCGCTTGATGTCGCTTATGGTCTGAACTACCTTCACTGCTTTCGACCCAATCCCATACTGCATCGTGACGTAAACAGCGGGAATGTCATGGTTTGGCGCCAAGGTGACAAGTGGCGCGGGAAACTCTGCGATTTTGGGTCAGCGGAGTTCATGGGAAGCAAGATGTCAGAGAATCCGGGAAATCCGTTTTACTGTGCTCCTGAAGCAAACAGTTCTAGACACTGCCCCAAG ATGGATGTGTACAGCTTTGGTGTTCTCCTCTGTGAACTCTGCATCAACCAAACACCTAATCCTGCTGAAAGAGAGCGACAAATTGCACTGATGTGGAACAAGGACCTGAGAGAGTTGGCTGAGCAGTGCATCACACCATATCCGCTTACACGATGTACCATGACTGATGTCATCAATGTGTTAGAGCCTATGACCACGTGA
- the LOC136276720 gene encoding allatostatin-A receptor-like, whose protein sequence is MSSDVAFKTALAILIIVDISGNCLVCWVVKRNRDMRTPFNWLLVNLAIADITFAVFQVPNRILTFTHPDGTIGSALCKALTAGNVAWVGAAAGTITLVVIAFERYYTVRCPVSGKGKLTKNTLKVIIPACWIFAVAANLPTFLVTKFDEKTRNCRLNLPKDWMDAANNISWLVLLACIPFALMIGLYSRVVYELWFKPRDDLEVVCRHKGILRVRKRVTLSVITVSVIFGVCWITGLLIYVLIHYNILVFGSASNVVSDIMFMVNSSANPFVYALLNERFRQKIKAMLHCTCKSKRYSPATHEPATIIHQKNQLNTK, encoded by the exons ATGTCATCTGATGTTGCTTTTAAAACCGCACTGGCCATACTCATTATTGTGGACATCAGTGGTAACTGTTTGGTCTGTTGGGTCGTCAAGAGAAACCGAGATATGAG GACTCCGTTTAATTGGCTGCTTGTCAACCTAGCTATAGCAGACATCACGTTCGCGGTTTTCCAAGTTCCGAATCGCATTTTAACGTTCACCCACCCTGATGGGACCATTGGCTCAGCTTTATGCAAAGCGCTCACCGCTGGTAATGTGGCCTGGGTCGGGGCGGCGGCTGGAACCATTACTCTGGTCGTAATAGCATTTGAACGTTACTATACCGTCAGGTGTCCTGTTAGTGGCAAAGGAAAACTTACCAAGAATACATTGAAG GTTATCATTCCTGCTTGTTGGATCTTTGCAGTGGCAGCCAACCTACCAACTTTCTTGGTTACaaaatttgatgagaaaacGAGAAACTGTCGGTTGAATTTGCCTAAAGACTGGATGGATGCGGCGAATAACATCTCATGGCTTGTGCTGTTGGCCTGTATTCCTTTTGCACTGATGATCGGCTTATACTCGAGGGTCGTTTATGAATTGTGGTTTAAGCCACGTGATGACCTTGAAGTCGTTTGTAGGCACAAG GGAATATTGAGAGTGCGCAAACGAGTCACATTGAGTGTAATCACTGTTAGTGTTATCTTTGGAGTCTGTTGGATCACAGGCCTTCTTATTTACGTCTTGATTCACTATAACATTCTTGTGTTTGGTTCAGCTTCCAACGTCGTTTCTGACATTATGTTTATGGTTAATTCTTCTGCCAATCCTTTCGTGTACGCGCTGCTCAACGAACGTTTCAGGCAGAAGATCAAGGCAATGTTACACTGCACGTGCAAATCAAAAAGATACTCCCCTGCAACACACGAGCCAGCAACGATAATCCATCAAAAGAACCAACTAAATACcaagtga
- the LOC131793680 gene encoding QRFP-like peptide receptor has protein sequence MSSDVALTTALTILIIVDISGNCLVCWVVKRNRDMRTPFNWLLVNLALADITFALFQVPNHILTFTPPDGTIGSALCKVLTAGNVAWVGAAAGSITLVVIAFERYYTVRCPVSGKGKLTKNTVKVIIPACWIFAAAANIPLFLVTKYDEKTGDCQWNWPEDWMGAANETSWLVLLACIPLTLMIGLYSRVVYELWFKPRDGPEVVCRYKGILRVRKRVTLSVITVSVIFGICWITGLLIYVLSYYDILVFGSASHAVSDTMFMVNSSVNPFVYALLNERFRQKIKAMLHCTCKSKRYSPATHEPATIIHHKHQLNTK, from the exons ATGTCATCTGATGTTGCCTTGACAACCGCACTGACCATACTCATTATTGTGGACATCAGTGGTAACTGTTTGGTCTGTTGGGTCGTCAAGAGAAATCGGGATATGAG GACACCGTTTAATTGGCTGCTTGTCAACCTAGCTTTAGCAGACATTACGTTCGCGTTGTTCCAAGTACCGAATCACATTTTAACGTTCACCCCCCCTGACGGGACGATTGGCTCAGCTTTATGCAAAGTGCTCACCGCTGGTAATGTGGCCTGGGTTGGGGCGGCGGCTGGATCTATTACTCTGGTCGTAATAGCATTTGAACGTTACTATACCGTCAGGTGTCCTGTTAGTGGCAAAGGAAAACTTACCAAGAATACAGTGAAG GTTATCATTCCTGCTTGTTGGATCTTTGCAGCGGCAGCCAACATACCTCTTTTCTTAGTTACAAAATATGATGAGAAAACAGGAGACTGTCAGTGGAACTGGCCTGAAGACTGGATGGGTGCGGCGAATGAGACCTCATGGCTTGTGCTGTTGGCCTGTATTCCTTTGACACTGATGATCGGCTTATACTCGAGGGTCGTCTATGAATTGTGGTTTAAGCCTCGTGATGGTCCTGAAGTCGTTTGTAGGTACAAG GGAATACTGAGAGTGCGCAAACGAGTCACATTGAGTGTAATCACTGTCAGTGTTATCTTTGGAATCTGTTGGATCACAGGCCTTCTTATTTACGTCTTGAGTTACTATGACATTCTTGTGTTTGGTTCGGCTTCTCACGCCGTTTCTGACACTATGTTTATGGTTAATTCTTCTGTCAATCCTTTCGTGTACGCGCTGCTCAACGAACGTTTCAGGCAGAAGATCAAGGCAATGTTACACTGCACGTGCAAATCAAAAAGATACTCCCCTGCAACACACGAGCCAGCAACGATAATCCATCATAAGCACCAACTAAATaccaagtaa
- the LOC131793634 gene encoding tropomyosin alpha-4 chain produces the protein MADIKLSKVKGKLQGLKDKIEKAEDRCNDCKNELREVEEACDKNEGEADSFKRRIRLVQDELSKTTEVLEEKQARLAEIQAISCEHEVACKELEGIDRESDEKLTDMEERVLAAMQLAKESDARLQEAKQKYRVTVGEVEKTKERAEYLEGKCQELEDGISSTSTTLRDMEGRDAESAEKEQELLEKLEFLEGQLKEAIARAEEAERKVQPQETIIDDLTQEHDSYADKIKDIEQEMKKMEDMVEASIDDVDVQEPRKVTDRYQVQEEHEPGEEPTNPEPEPEPEPVRSEEEEDEE, from the coding sequence ATGGCTGATATCAAATTGAGCAAAGTTAAAGGAAAACTACAGGGTTTGAAGGATAAGATCGAGAAGGCCGAAGATCGATGCAATGACTGTAAGAACGAGCTTCGAGAGGTAGAGGAAGCCTGTGACAAAAATGAAGGCGAAGCAGATTCATTCAAACGAAGAATTCGCCTCGTTCAAGATGAACTGTCAAAAACTACGGAAGTTCTGGAAGAGAAACAGGCTAGATTGGCCGAAATACAGGCAATTTCGTGCGAGCATGAGGTCGCCTGCAAAGAGCTGGAAGGGATAGACCGCGAGAGCGACGAAAAACTGACTGACATGGAAGAGAGGGTTCTTGCAGCCATGCAATTAGCAAAGGAATCCGATGCACGTCTACAAGAAGCGAAGCAAAAATATAGAGTCACTGTGGGCGAGGTGGAGAAGACAAAAGAACGCGCTGAATACTTAGAAGGAAAATGCCAAGAGTTGGAGGACGGTATTTCTAGCACAAGCACCACTTTGAGAGACATGGAAGGTCGGGATGCTGAGTCTGCGGAAAAAGAACAGGAGCTGCTAGAGAAGTTGGAGTTCTTAGAGGGACAGCTGAAAGAAGCTATTGCCCGCGCAGAAGAAGCCGAGCGCAAAGTGCAGCCACAAGAAACCATCATCGATGACCTGACGCAAGAACACGATTCTTATGCGGACAAAATCAAAGATATCGagcaagaaatgaagaaaatggaAGACATGGTGGAAGCGTCAATAGATGATGTTGATGTACAAGAACCTAGAAAGGTAACAGATCGCTATCAAGTACAGGAAGAGCACGAGCCCGGGGAAGAACCGACAAATCCCGAACCCGAACCGGAGCCAGAACCCGTCAGGTCCGAAgaggaagaagatgaagaatgA